One window from the genome of Metabacillus flavus encodes:
- a CDS encoding (deoxy)nucleoside triphosphate pyrophosphohydrolase: protein MKKTVKVVGAVIHNDQKQILCALRSPQMSLPDFWEFPGGKIEEGESPEESLVREIKEELGCRIQVNEKIEDVLHEYDKVIVNLLTYHASIVSGDPLAKEHAELRWAAVDELNDLDWAPADIPTVIYLNNRN from the coding sequence ATGAAAAAAACCGTTAAAGTCGTCGGAGCTGTTATACATAATGATCAAAAACAAATTCTATGCGCTCTCCGTTCTCCTCAAATGTCACTGCCCGACTTTTGGGAGTTTCCTGGCGGGAAAATTGAAGAAGGAGAAAGCCCAGAAGAGAGTCTTGTTCGTGAGATTAAAGAAGAGCTTGGATGCAGAATTCAAGTGAACGAAAAAATTGAGGATGTTTTACACGAATATGACAAGGTTATAGTGAATTTATTAACCTATCATGCGTCCATCGTTTCAGGGGACCCATTAGCAAAGGAGCATGCAGAATTAAGATGGGCCGCTGTGGATGAGCTTAATGATTTGGATTGGGCGCCAGCAGATATTCCTACTGTTATATACCTGAATAATCGAAACTGA
- a CDS encoding SurA N-terminal domain-containing protein — protein sequence MKKIMYPLTIGLMSMVLAACGAQDQAKKEEEPKKTEEQAKADQPSQKEQQKQMEEMQKKMEAQKVDDKKTVATVNGQAITGSDYNSVLSSTQMQMQQMGQDPTSKEAEKQVKDQTVNTLVGQNILMQEADKKGYNASADEVKKQIDEIKKQYNNDDKKFQEALKMQGMDEKQLNEQVAESIKMNQYVSKEIPAPEVTDKEIEEYYNQFAQQGGQGGQKPPKLEEVKPQIKQQLTQQKQNESLGKKVEELKKTAKIEIKI from the coding sequence ATGAAGAAAATAATGTATCCTCTCACCATAGGATTAATGAGTATGGTTCTGGCAGCATGCGGAGCCCAAGATCAAGCGAAAAAGGAAGAAGAACCAAAGAAAACAGAAGAACAGGCTAAAGCAGATCAGCCTAGCCAAAAAGAACAGCAAAAGCAAATGGAAGAGATGCAGAAAAAAATGGAAGCTCAAAAAGTAGATGATAAGAAAACGGTCGCTACGGTGAATGGACAGGCTATTACAGGAAGCGACTACAACAGCGTTCTGTCTTCCACTCAAATGCAAATGCAGCAAATGGGTCAGGACCCCACTTCGAAAGAAGCAGAAAAGCAAGTGAAAGATCAGACCGTTAATACACTGGTCGGTCAGAATATCCTGATGCAGGAAGCTGATAAAAAGGGATACAATGCATCTGCTGATGAAGTGAAGAAGCAGATCGATGAAATTAAAAAGCAATACAACAATGACGATAAAAAGTTTCAGGAAGCACTCAAGATGCAGGGAATGGATGAAAAGCAGCTGAATGAGCAAGTTGCTGAAAGCATTAAAATGAACCAGTATGTATCCAAAGAAATTCCTGCACCTGAGGTAACGGACAAAGAGATCGAAGAGTATTACAATCAGTTTGCACAGCAGGGCGGACAAGGCGGACAAAAACCGCCGAAGCTTGAGGAAGTAAAACCGCAAATCAAGCAGCAGCTGACCCAGCAAAAACAAAACGAATCACTAGGCAAGAAAGTAGAAGAGCTTAAGAAAACGGCTAAGATAGAAATTAAGATATAA
- a CDS encoding DUF6944 family repetitive protein → MAAYEVLLEITGAWIQSAGTAIAAIGETMVAGEEAGYVTGERLVVIGNGIEATGNSLQAIALSSNVTRTFSSLGSWLQAAGNTTNAVAGIVILYGDEKAGLKLDILGDSVQSAGAAFEANFVDGSLPLAGAIITGEYLVSLGAALEAIGAYYILKGKKKHGDAIQAFGSYLQFAGVTTVAGALTKGVICRDGYITEGDLYVYPCSYI, encoded by the coding sequence ATGGCAGCATATGAAGTACTATTGGAAATAACCGGTGCGTGGATACAATCGGCTGGAACCGCTATTGCTGCCATTGGGGAAACAATGGTAGCAGGAGAGGAAGCGGGGTATGTTACAGGAGAAAGATTAGTAGTTATCGGAAACGGGATTGAAGCAACAGGAAATTCCCTTCAAGCCATAGCTCTCTCGTCCAATGTAACGCGCACCTTCTCAAGTCTGGGATCATGGCTGCAGGCTGCCGGAAATACAACAAATGCTGTGGCGGGGATTGTCATTCTTTATGGAGACGAGAAAGCTGGATTGAAGCTCGATATTCTAGGTGACTCGGTCCAATCAGCCGGAGCAGCTTTTGAAGCAAACTTCGTTGATGGAAGCCTTCCATTGGCAGGCGCTATCATTACAGGTGAATATCTTGTCTCTCTTGGAGCTGCACTTGAGGCGATTGGCGCATACTATATTCTAAAAGGGAAAAAGAAACACGGGGATGCAATTCAGGCTTTTGGAAGCTACCTTCAATTTGCTGGTGTGACAACTGTTGCTGGTGCGTTGACAAAAGGGGTTATTTGTAGAGATGGTTATATTACAGAAGGAGATTTATACGTATACCCCTGCAGCTATATATAA
- a CDS encoding WXG100 family type VII secretion target, whose product MNEMDRFNQLMRSVMNTEGDCYAVQQLRGELVQIMDQFTGIIHQTTNHVSEAAHDWKGKSAESFNRVMEEASDAFTAIYDHMNQMISGLQHEEVRLTELAAQLEEKARESLQ is encoded by the coding sequence TTGAATGAGATGGATCGCTTCAACCAGCTGATGCGGAGTGTCATGAATACAGAAGGTGATTGCTACGCGGTACAGCAGCTCAGGGGAGAATTAGTTCAGATTATGGATCAGTTCACAGGTATCATTCACCAGACGACGAACCACGTATCCGAAGCTGCCCATGACTGGAAAGGTAAGAGTGCAGAAAGTTTCAATCGGGTCATGGAAGAAGCATCAGACGCTTTTACGGCGATATATGATCATATGAATCAAATGATCTCCGGACTTCAGCATGAGGAAGTCCGTTTAACTGAGCTTGCCGCTCAACTAGAAGAGAAAGCGAGAGAATCACTTCAATGA
- a CDS encoding NAD-dependent succinate-semialdehyde dehydrogenase → MYINGEWIQTDETIEVENPATKDIIASVPKGGAKEAKSAVDAAHDALKDWSSLTAYDRAEYLEKWHALIKVHQDEIGELMTKEQGKPLKEAIGEVGYANSFIKWYAEEGKRIYGETIPASAANKRLFVIKQPVGVVAAITPWNFPAAMITRKVGPALAAGCTAVVKPASSTPLTALRLAELAEEAGIPKGVLNVITGSSQEISEAWMADERVKKLSFTGSTEVGKTLMKGSADTMKKISLELGGHAPFIVMDDADLDGAAKAMVASKFRNSGQTCICTNRAYVHDAVYDKFLEKFKQAVFNLKVGNGLDEGVAIGPLIDDDGVNKVREHLNDAEKKGGTLLKSPQSAPDSKGYYMEPVIISEASDDMLCMNEETFGPVAPVTRVKDMDEAIKRANNSPFGLAAYVFTENISKGIRIVEALHYGIVGLNDGLPSTAQAPFGGMKESGLGREGGRHGIEEYLEVKYVSLGLQ, encoded by the coding sequence ATATACATAAACGGAGAATGGATTCAAACAGATGAAACGATAGAAGTCGAAAATCCTGCAACGAAGGACATTATTGCCTCTGTTCCAAAAGGCGGTGCCAAGGAAGCAAAATCCGCAGTTGATGCAGCACATGATGCACTTAAAGATTGGTCTTCCCTGACTGCTTATGACAGAGCTGAATACCTGGAAAAGTGGCATGCATTAATCAAAGTGCACCAGGACGAGATTGGTGAACTCATGACGAAGGAGCAAGGCAAACCGCTTAAAGAAGCAATTGGAGAAGTAGGCTATGCCAATAGTTTCATCAAATGGTACGCAGAAGAAGGAAAGCGTATTTACGGTGAAACCATTCCTGCATCTGCTGCTAATAAGCGTCTGTTTGTTATTAAACAGCCAGTAGGTGTCGTTGCGGCTATCACGCCATGGAATTTCCCTGCTGCGATGATAACAAGAAAGGTAGGACCTGCATTAGCGGCAGGCTGTACAGCCGTTGTCAAGCCTGCTTCTTCTACCCCTCTTACAGCGTTAAGATTGGCTGAACTGGCAGAAGAAGCAGGGATCCCAAAAGGGGTGCTGAACGTAATAACCGGTTCATCCCAAGAAATTTCTGAAGCCTGGATGGCAGATGAAAGAGTGAAGAAATTATCTTTTACCGGTTCAACCGAAGTAGGGAAAACGCTGATGAAAGGTTCAGCTGATACGATGAAAAAAATCTCACTGGAGCTTGGCGGGCACGCGCCGTTTATCGTGATGGACGATGCGGATCTGGATGGCGCAGCTAAGGCAATGGTTGCTTCTAAATTCCGTAATTCAGGGCAGACGTGTATTTGTACGAACCGGGCATACGTCCATGACGCTGTTTATGATAAGTTTTTAGAAAAGTTTAAACAGGCTGTGTTTAATTTGAAAGTCGGGAACGGGCTGGATGAAGGTGTGGCAATCGGGCCCCTCATTGATGATGATGGGGTTAATAAAGTTAGAGAGCATTTAAATGATGCTGAAAAAAAGGGAGGAACCCTTTTAAAAAGTCCACAAAGCGCACCTGATTCAAAAGGGTACTATATGGAACCGGTTATTATCAGCGAGGCATCGGATGATATGCTCTGTATGAATGAGGAAACATTTGGTCCCGTTGCACCTGTTACCCGTGTGAAGGATATGGATGAAGCGATTAAAAGAGCTAATAATTCTCCATTCGGCCTAGCCGCCTATGTATTTACCGAAAATATATCCAAAGGCATCCGGATAGTTGAAGCTCTTCATTACGGCATTGTTGGCTTAAACGATGGACTGCCTTCCACTGCACAAGCCCCGTTTGGCGGCATGAAGGAAAGCGGTCTTGGGCGAGAGGGCGGCCGGCATGGAATTGAAGAATATTTAGAAGTGAAATACGTATCTCTTGGACTGCAGTGA
- a CDS encoding YtxH domain-containing protein, with translation MTQVTIQDSKRQKDKNSKLVRGMILGAIIGGAVSMLDSTTRSKVTKGAAGIKDSTVGIVQNVKDNPGEVKDQFVSQFNNARSTLESAIRDAQNIYESLNNGVFKKITEVAATSQEALNNVKEAAGDVKDVGVKVADAGSELTEPLSQENETRSSSTSTANFESSIPSQSGRAEDSAKL, from the coding sequence ATGACACAAGTTACAATTCAGGATAGCAAAAGACAAAAGGATAAAAACAGCAAGCTTGTAAGAGGAATGATTTTAGGTGCTATTATCGGCGGGGCTGTTTCCATGCTGGATTCTACTACTCGCAGTAAAGTAACGAAAGGTGCTGCCGGCATCAAAGATTCGACAGTAGGCATTGTCCAAAATGTCAAAGACAATCCTGGCGAAGTTAAAGATCAATTCGTTTCTCAATTTAACAATGCAAGAAGCACGCTGGAGTCCGCTATCCGTGATGCACAAAACATTTATGAAAGCTTGAACAATGGTGTCTTTAAAAAAATAACAGAAGTCGCAGCAACTTCACAGGAAGCACTTAATAATGTGAAGGAAGCAGCAGGCGATGTAAAAGACGTAGGTGTGAAAGTAGCCGATGCCGGTTCCGAGCTTACAGAGCCATTATCTCAAGAAAATGAAACGCGTTCATCGTCTACAAGCACAGCCAATTTCGAATCATCCATTCCAAGTCAATCTGGAAGGGCAGAAGATTCAGCTAAATTATAA
- a CDS encoding alkaline phosphatase D family protein, which produces MQDKFEDSNKEYDQDRRKFLKYFLAGSAVVAVEASGAGRLSGILSRAHAAETAPYAPVYNAGEGFPQAVLSGDPTDSGAMIWTRVDPDKESGYTDNQIGENVIYWMERENAGNEQLSSAIEAGHFVMFEVSRQEDFSNLDARGFSPIWKEHDQVVRVDLDGVLESSETYYYRFITKKGYVSQTGRFQTLPKNQADVQRLKLGYVSCQDYTNGYFTALGHMADEDLAFFLHVGDYIYESVGDAAYQGNLASRKIKLPSGQAKASSLEDYRTLYKTYRTDPNLQRLHSRHAMIATWDDHEFANDTYYPAVAPDDDPNANPERRLVANQAWYEYMPARVPFNPEKSFEESIRIYRSFTYGNLAKIIMTDQRLYRSSHPCGEETLDRYLTRGCENVSSSARTMLGASQLDWFLNELKNSNQQWKLWGNEVQLTQLKILGKLANLDAWDGYTFERDVIAKTITDNGISNLIALTGDFHTFEASVMRDNYGLFKDEKQIGVELMVGSVTSSNLRESIRNILNKIPDPSSPMPADAISELISLLRTKLSDLSTVTAEVLFKELQNIVKVENPWIKLFDSTAHGYAVLEVTKVKSLWTAYKVDNIEKETSKKELLWQCEVPNEKAELVILEDNSIF; this is translated from the coding sequence ATGCAGGACAAGTTTGAAGACTCCAATAAAGAATATGATCAGGACAGAAGAAAGTTTTTAAAATACTTTTTAGCCGGTTCGGCCGTAGTAGCCGTAGAGGCATCAGGTGCAGGCCGGTTGTCTGGTATCCTTTCCAGAGCCCATGCAGCGGAAACAGCGCCATACGCCCCTGTTTATAATGCAGGAGAAGGTTTTCCGCAGGCCGTATTATCTGGGGACCCTACTGATTCCGGGGCAATGATTTGGACTAGAGTAGACCCGGATAAAGAATCTGGCTATACGGACAATCAAATTGGCGAGAATGTAATTTATTGGATGGAAAGAGAGAATGCGGGAAATGAGCAGCTTTCTTCAGCCATCGAAGCGGGACATTTTGTCATGTTTGAAGTGAGCCGCCAAGAGGATTTCTCTAATTTGGATGCGAGAGGGTTTTCGCCTATTTGGAAGGAACATGATCAAGTCGTTAGGGTGGACTTAGACGGAGTTCTGGAGTCTTCGGAAACTTACTACTACCGCTTTATTACGAAGAAGGGTTACGTCAGCCAGACAGGACGTTTTCAAACACTGCCAAAAAACCAGGCGGATGTCCAGCGCTTAAAATTAGGCTACGTTTCCTGCCAGGATTATACAAACGGTTATTTTACCGCACTCGGCCACATGGCAGATGAAGACCTCGCCTTCTTCCTTCATGTTGGCGATTATATCTATGAATCTGTAGGGGATGCCGCCTATCAGGGAAATCTCGCATCTAGAAAAATCAAGTTGCCTAGCGGGCAGGCAAAAGCATCTTCACTGGAGGACTACAGAACGCTTTATAAAACATATCGTACGGATCCCAACCTCCAAAGACTGCACAGTCGGCATGCAATGATTGCCACATGGGATGACCATGAGTTTGCAAATGACACTTACTATCCTGCCGTCGCACCAGACGATGATCCCAATGCAAACCCGGAACGAAGACTTGTAGCCAACCAGGCATGGTACGAATATATGCCGGCAAGAGTTCCGTTTAATCCAGAAAAAAGTTTTGAAGAGTCGATCCGTATCTATCGTTCCTTTACATACGGAAACCTGGCAAAAATTATCATGACCGATCAGCGGTTATACAGAAGTTCCCATCCGTGCGGTGAGGAAACGCTGGACCGATATTTAACTAGAGGGTGCGAAAATGTATCTAGCTCAGCAAGAACGATGCTTGGAGCTTCGCAGCTGGACTGGTTTTTGAATGAACTGAAAAATTCAAATCAGCAATGGAAGCTGTGGGGAAACGAAGTGCAGCTTACCCAGTTAAAAATCCTTGGGAAACTCGCTAATCTGGATGCGTGGGATGGATATACGTTTGAACGTGATGTTATTGCCAAAACCATTACGGATAATGGAATCTCCAATTTAATTGCCCTAACGGGAGACTTCCATACATTTGAAGCTTCAGTAATGAGAGACAACTACGGTCTGTTTAAGGATGAGAAACAGATAGGGGTTGAACTAATGGTAGGCTCAGTGACGTCCAGCAACTTGAGGGAGTCGATTCGAAATATCCTGAATAAAATTCCGGATCCATCAAGTCCGATGCCTGCTGACGCCATTAGCGAGCTAATCAGCCTTTTAAGAACAAAATTGAGCGATCTCAGCACAGTTACAGCAGAAGTGTTATTTAAGGAGCTCCAAAACATCGTCAAAGTCGAAAATCCTTGGATTAAACTTTTTGACAGCACAGCTCATGGATATGCAGTTTTGGAAGTAACGAAGGTGAAATCACTTTGGACAGCTTACAAAGTAGATAATATTGAAAAAGAAACATCTAAGAAGGAATTGCTCTGGCAATGTGAAGTGCCTAATGAAAAGGCAGAGCTTGTCATTCTTGAAGATAATAGTATTTTCTAA
- the tatA gene encoding twin-arginine translocase TatA/TatE family subunit, with translation MIQNIGVPGLILILVIALIVFGPSKLPEIGRSFGAALKEFKNGTREAIKDESPKKAEEIK, from the coding sequence ATGATTCAAAATATTGGAGTTCCAGGTTTGATTTTAATATTGGTTATTGCTCTTATTGTTTTTGGCCCTTCCAAGCTTCCAGAAATCGGCAGGTCCTTTGGTGCTGCTCTAAAAGAATTTAAGAACGGAACGAGAGAAGCAATAAAAGATGAAAGCCCTAAAAAAGCCGAAGAAATAAAATGA
- the tatC gene encoding twin-arginine translocase subunit TatC: protein MMSQMAFWQKHLEELRKRLFVTGLAYAVFLGIGFFLADDLYRWFLIDSDIKLTVLGPSEIMWVYFTMANILAIAAVFPVAAHQLWAFVGPALTIEEKKAVYVFVPAIGILFTGGICFGYLVVFPSALGFLLNMTDGLFTAFFTTEKYFGFLFQIVLPFGFLFELPAAVVFLTNLGIITPTMMRKYRKYVYLVLVILSAVITPPDFSSQLFVLIPMALLFEASIFLAAAAVKRKHSKANPEPLHPI, encoded by the coding sequence ATGATGTCTCAAATGGCCTTTTGGCAAAAGCATCTTGAGGAATTAAGAAAAAGGCTTTTCGTGACCGGTCTTGCCTATGCTGTCTTTTTGGGAATCGGATTCTTTTTAGCAGATGATCTTTATCGCTGGTTTTTAATCGATTCGGATATCAAGCTGACTGTATTGGGCCCTTCTGAAATTATGTGGGTTTACTTTACTATGGCGAACATTTTGGCTATTGCTGCTGTTTTTCCGGTGGCAGCCCACCAGCTTTGGGCATTCGTTGGACCGGCTTTAACGATTGAAGAAAAAAAAGCTGTCTATGTGTTTGTTCCGGCAATTGGAATCTTATTTACCGGGGGCATATGCTTTGGATATTTAGTTGTATTTCCTTCAGCATTAGGGTTTCTGCTAAACATGACGGATGGTCTGTTTACTGCGTTTTTCACAACCGAAAAGTATTTTGGTTTTCTCTTTCAAATCGTTTTGCCGTTTGGGTTTTTATTCGAGCTGCCGGCAGCGGTTGTCTTTTTAACGAACCTTGGGATAATCACTCCAACGATGATGAGAAAATACCGTAAATATGTCTACCTGGTTCTAGTCATTTTGTCTGCGGTCATCACTCCGCCTGATTTCAGCTCGCAGTTATTTGTCCTGATTCCAATGGCACTTCTATTTGAGGCAAGTATTTTTCTGGCTGCTGCGGCCGTTAAAAGAAAACACAGCAAAGCGAATCCAGAGCCGCTTCATCCAATTTAA
- a CDS encoding PAS domain-containing protein: MIRWSNKEIYGQNGQVQYIVCTGIDLTENKLYEKKLKESNEKFKRLVEHNPDGIVIYQNARLTYMNLEAEKILGMNCMQAGGSISDLLRPSEQILAHDALHSLINHEQDVAGPIELNLTRRDGSSISIEAKGISDWNQNETSVIVVMRDISPRKKAEREFQHTFNQMQDILSSSVEGLLGIDEQQHVIFVNQAMLSAMNINRDDIIGQSIKPFLLKYTDPASIDYLLEENRTIEVKIGEGRKNRHFELSANPMENERGQVITFYDQTDRVLLETAKNRYYDAIACGITVQNSDGTIVFANQCASEILGYESSELLNMSSLNIEWNAKDENGENLTGQEHPSMTTLLTKKEVSHFVMGVYNPIRKENRWILIDTRILYADQSQEIEYIIATFQDITEKIELDNMLKSQEKLALAGRLATAVAHEVRNPLTSVLGFLQLMETADELNKDYLRIMKKDLERIKLVTNEFLSLAKPESIETVKLELKDDILVPVIHILMQDLNDRNITFEFFEEEDGPYYVEGKQESLKQVFLNFLTNAMDAISKEGSILLTVSHSGEQVLITIEDTGIGIDSERLPFLGEPFYSLKEKGTGLGLLVCRKILEEHLGRFSIVSSPGEGTKVTIFIPASSQSDSETA, from the coding sequence GTGATCCGCTGGTCTAACAAAGAAATTTATGGCCAAAACGGACAGGTTCAATATATTGTATGTACGGGTATTGATTTGACAGAAAATAAGCTTTATGAAAAGAAATTGAAGGAAAGCAACGAGAAATTCAAGCGTCTTGTAGAACATAATCCAGACGGAATTGTCATTTACCAAAATGCAAGACTTACCTATATGAACCTGGAAGCTGAGAAAATTCTGGGGATGAATTGTATGCAGGCAGGCGGTTCTATATCGGATCTTCTCCGCCCCTCAGAACAAATTTTAGCGCATGATGCTCTGCATTCCCTTATTAATCATGAGCAGGATGTGGCCGGCCCTATTGAACTCAACCTAACAAGAAGAGACGGCAGTTCCATCTCCATTGAAGCGAAAGGCATTTCTGACTGGAATCAGAACGAGACATCCGTCATCGTAGTTATGCGGGATATTTCGCCTCGCAAAAAAGCGGAACGGGAATTTCAGCACACCTTTAACCAAATGCAGGATATTCTTTCATCCTCGGTTGAAGGATTGCTCGGTATTGATGAACAGCAGCACGTCATCTTTGTTAATCAGGCAATGTTAAGCGCGATGAATATAAACCGTGACGATATTATAGGACAGTCAATCAAACCCTTTCTTCTGAAGTATACGGATCCTGCTTCAATTGATTATCTCCTTGAAGAGAACCGAACCATCGAGGTGAAGATTGGGGAAGGCCGAAAAAATAGGCACTTCGAGCTGTCTGCAAATCCAATGGAAAATGAGCGCGGCCAGGTTATCACTTTTTATGATCAAACAGACAGGGTGCTCCTTGAGACGGCAAAAAACCGCTATTATGATGCAATTGCGTGTGGAATTACCGTGCAAAATTCGGATGGAACGATCGTGTTCGCCAATCAATGTGCTTCAGAAATATTGGGGTATGAAAGCTCTGAATTACTGAATATGAGTTCGTTGAATATCGAATGGAATGCAAAGGACGAAAATGGAGAAAATTTAACCGGACAGGAGCACCCTTCCATGACCACGCTCTTAACGAAAAAGGAAGTCTCACATTTCGTTATGGGTGTCTACAATCCAATCAGAAAAGAAAACCGCTGGATTCTGATTGATACCCGGATTTTGTACGCGGATCAAAGTCAGGAAATCGAATACATTATAGCTACTTTTCAGGATATTACAGAAAAAATTGAATTGGACAACATGTTAAAAAGCCAGGAAAAACTTGCTTTAGCAGGACGATTGGCTACTGCTGTAGCCCATGAAGTGAGAAACCCCCTCACCTCTGTTTTAGGATTTCTTCAATTAATGGAAACAGCAGATGAATTGAATAAAGACTATTTACGAATCATGAAAAAAGATCTTGAGCGCATTAAGCTTGTAACAAATGAATTCTTATCATTGGCTAAACCTGAGAGTATTGAAACAGTCAAGCTTGAATTAAAGGATGATATCCTCGTGCCAGTGATTCATATATTGATGCAGGATCTGAACGACCGGAATATTACATTTGAATTCTTTGAGGAGGAGGATGGTCCGTATTATGTAGAAGGTAAGCAAGAGTCCCTTAAACAAGTATTTTTAAACTTCCTAACGAATGCGATGGATGCGATTTCGAAAGAAGGCAGTATACTCCTGACCGTTTCTCATTCTGGCGAACAGGTCCTCATTACCATTGAAGACACAGGTATCGGCATTGATTCAGAGCGCCTCCCTTTCCTTGGAGAACCTTTTTATTCATTGAAAGAGAAAGGTACAGGACTCGGTCTTCTTGTTTGCCGCAAAATCCTTGAAGAGCACTTGGGCCGTTTCAGCATAGTGAGCAGCCCGGGCGAAGGCACAAAGGTAACAATCTTCATTCCCGCATCCTCTCAATCGGATTCGGAAACAGCATAA
- a CDS encoding PAS domain-containing protein: protein MKDSLMDENLHNLLHYYFNQTNEAIVITELTSLVPLAAHFYDFNDKSCSLLGYTREEMKQLDPITLFFGHIDSEIFRSLQKRFAIEREITLEMELLTKLQTKIPVEANCFLIEMDSKTFIYSSIKKNARRKKEFDQLLSEKEFSHSILDTIQAFVVLLEPDGRIADWNRHCTFHTGYAFEEAAGKYIWDVMLEEEEGRNVKEFFSRSVSPSLPITKIIGLQKLVKKW from the coding sequence ATGAAGGATTCACTAATGGACGAAAATTTGCACAACCTATTACACTACTATTTCAATCAAACAAATGAAGCGATCGTTATTACGGAACTCACATCATTGGTTCCCCTCGCTGCCCATTTCTATGATTTTAATGACAAATCATGCAGCCTTCTCGGATACACAAGAGAAGAAATGAAGCAGCTTGATCCAATTACCTTGTTCTTTGGGCACATTGATTCAGAAATTTTCCGCTCTTTACAAAAACGCTTTGCCATCGAACGGGAAATTACGCTCGAAATGGAGCTGCTGACTAAACTCCAAACCAAAATCCCCGTTGAAGCAAATTGCTTCCTTATCGAGATGGACAGTAAAACGTTCATTTACTCTTCCATAAAAAAAAATGCAAGAAGAAAAAAGGAATTTGATCAGCTGCTCTCTGAGAAGGAATTTTCCCATTCCATTTTGGATACGATTCAGGCATTCGTCGTTCTCCTGGAACCAGATGGAAGAATTGCAGATTGGAACCGGCATTGCACGTTTCATACAGGATATGCATTTGAGGAAGCTGCAGGAAAATATATTTGGGATGTAATGCTTGAAGAAGAGGAAGGAAGGAATGTAAAGGAGTTCTTTTCCCGCTCTGTTTCCCCTTCCCTGCCTATTACGAAAATAATTGGTTTGCAAAAACTGGTGAAAAAATGGTGA